In the Polyangiaceae bacterium genome, one interval contains:
- a CDS encoding MYXO-CTERM sorting domain-containing protein — MASALCASTASADLIPSGFKSVKLSIQVEAQVPEGRALLLANTFQGASVITGSEVQSVDWHPMAGDMRLISVSAADAEEVKKLSSPGANREKLKAIFARAQNCSEPIQGVRTLPESNPADEVRWRFRVSFKGASCQTDESATLYLNKEGKIVGTAIKNGARAESPVAPNADTPAPVASSPSPATPTSAPPPAAPPAKSGCGSCVVGSASGPAGADWTAIAAAAALALLRRRRRF, encoded by the coding sequence GTGGCATCCGCGCTTTGCGCGTCCACGGCGTCCGCCGACTTGATCCCCAGCGGGTTCAAGAGTGTGAAGCTATCCATTCAGGTCGAAGCGCAGGTCCCTGAAGGGCGCGCGCTGCTATTGGCGAATACTTTCCAGGGCGCGAGTGTCATCACAGGCAGCGAAGTGCAGTCCGTGGATTGGCATCCCATGGCGGGCGACATGCGCTTGATCTCGGTCAGCGCAGCGGACGCGGAAGAAGTGAAGAAGCTGAGCAGCCCTGGAGCCAATCGCGAAAAGCTCAAGGCGATCTTCGCGCGCGCGCAGAACTGCTCGGAGCCGATTCAGGGCGTGCGCACGCTTCCCGAGAGCAATCCGGCGGACGAGGTGCGCTGGCGCTTCCGGGTTTCCTTCAAGGGCGCAAGCTGTCAGACCGACGAATCTGCGACGCTGTACCTGAACAAGGAAGGCAAGATCGTCGGCACCGCGATCAAGAACGGAGCGCGGGCCGAATCACCGGTGGCGCCCAACGCGGATACGCCCGCACCCGTCGCGTCGAGCCCGTCGCCGGCGACGCCGACCAGCGCTCCGCCCCCTGCCGCTCCACCTGCGAAATCCGGCTGTGGAAGCTGCGTGGTGGGGAGCGCCTCGGGACCAGCCGGAGCTGACTGGACGGCTATTGCTGCAGCCGCAGCGCTGGCCTTGCTCCGGCGACGTCGTCGCTTCTGA
- a CDS encoding metallophosphoesterase, with translation MPRPALIVSDLHLSPNSPVRISSALAAVLEDHADAELIVAGDSLDLSLLRDPEATADSLTDYLRPHTSLRAALQQRLGRGVPVRFVLGNHDAPLGRSDAVQALRAVLRVQDAAPLEVVPWFLRRGSVHIEHGHAYDPDNADAHPLASPDCTLDSLGIALTRRFLAPSGAMRFKHRQHTTPLAGLVDCFRHYRHRAPGIVAHYFWVAGQLCFEARDPKRGLASFARGKDKVDAFAADVGIDAERLHRLIQALPPARHLDARETFLRLYFDRTLPTAALAVSLPLALTGNGLAVGVAVASALTLAISLRGGVNRYYRHAELELERGADLVRQLTGASHVILGHTHVEADEPGYTNLGSFAFTRSDAHAYVWLDEQQRIERRVVA, from the coding sequence ATGCCGCGCCCCGCTCTGATCGTCAGTGACCTGCATCTTTCGCCGAACAGTCCGGTACGGATCTCGTCGGCGCTCGCGGCGGTGCTTGAAGACCATGCGGACGCAGAGCTGATCGTGGCGGGAGACTCCCTGGACCTGTCCCTGCTGCGAGATCCAGAGGCCACGGCCGATAGTCTCACCGACTATCTGCGTCCTCACACTTCCCTGCGCGCCGCTTTGCAGCAGCGATTGGGACGCGGCGTCCCTGTGCGCTTCGTGCTCGGCAATCACGACGCGCCCTTGGGCCGCAGTGACGCCGTGCAAGCGCTTCGAGCAGTGCTTCGAGTGCAAGACGCTGCACCCTTGGAGGTCGTGCCGTGGTTCCTGCGTCGCGGCAGCGTGCACATCGAGCATGGCCATGCCTACGATCCGGACAATGCGGACGCCCATCCCTTGGCCAGCCCGGACTGCACGCTGGACTCCCTGGGCATCGCGCTCACCCGGCGCTTCCTGGCGCCCAGCGGCGCAATGCGCTTCAAACATCGGCAGCACACGACCCCCTTGGCCGGACTGGTGGACTGCTTCCGCCACTATCGCCACCGAGCACCAGGCATCGTGGCGCACTATTTTTGGGTGGCGGGTCAGCTGTGCTTCGAGGCGCGCGACCCGAAGCGAGGCCTTGCCTCCTTCGCGCGCGGCAAAGACAAAGTCGACGCCTTCGCCGCCGACGTCGGCATCGACGCGGAGCGACTGCACCGTCTGATCCAGGCGCTTCCTCCAGCGCGCCATCTCGATGCGCGGGAGACCTTCTTGCGCCTCTATTTCGATCGCACCTTGCCCACGGCTGCCCTGGCGGTTTCCCTACCCCTGGCGCTGACCGGCAACGGGCTGGCGGTGGGAGTCGCGGTGGCCTCGGCCCTCACGCTGGCAATCTCGCTGCGCGGCGGCGTCAATCGCTACTATCGACACGCGGAGCTCGAACTCGAACGAGGTGCCGATCTGGTGCGCCAGCTGACCGGCGCGAGTCACGTGATCTTGGGCCACACCCACGTCGAAGCCGATGAGCCCGGCTACACGAACCTGGGCTCCTTCGCCTTCACGCGCAGCGACGCCCACGCCTATGTGTGGCTGGACGAGCAGCAGCGCATCGAACGGCGCGTGGTGGCGTGA
- a CDS encoding Dyp-type peroxidase: MDAAQSQILQPVPKHSRYLSYQLLPRVAARDALAALQRHAKTAGCVLGLGESLVRAVGASVDGLRESPALAGPGVSVPSTPMALWVWLAGDDRGELLHRGRELTNQLREWFELSGVIDGFRYREGLDLSGYEDGTENPQGEKAVQTAFVPSGKLAGSSFVAVQQWQHELDRFAAMSAEEQDHTIGRRRSDNDEIDDAPASAHVKRTAQESFEPEAFILRRSMPWAESDRAGLVFVAFGKSFDAFEALLERMLGLEDGTTDALFHFTRPLSSSYFWCPPVREGRLDLSALGM, encoded by the coding sequence ATGGACGCGGCGCAATCCCAGATCCTCCAACCAGTGCCCAAGCACAGTCGCTATCTTTCGTATCAGCTGCTTCCACGAGTCGCGGCGCGAGACGCGCTCGCGGCGCTGCAGCGCCACGCGAAAACCGCGGGCTGCGTGCTCGGCCTCGGCGAGTCTCTGGTGCGGGCCGTCGGTGCTTCGGTGGACGGTCTGCGCGAAAGCCCGGCGCTCGCAGGCCCTGGGGTCAGTGTGCCTTCGACACCCATGGCGCTGTGGGTGTGGCTGGCCGGCGACGATCGCGGAGAGTTGCTGCACCGCGGGCGCGAGCTGACGAACCAGCTGCGGGAGTGGTTCGAACTGTCTGGCGTCATCGACGGCTTCCGCTATCGCGAGGGGCTGGACCTCTCCGGCTACGAAGACGGAACGGAGAATCCCCAAGGTGAAAAGGCAGTTCAGACCGCCTTCGTGCCGAGCGGCAAGCTCGCCGGCTCCAGCTTCGTAGCCGTGCAGCAGTGGCAGCACGAGCTCGATCGCTTTGCGGCCATGTCTGCTGAGGAGCAAGACCACACCATTGGTCGCCGCCGCAGCGACAACGACGAGATTGACGACGCGCCAGCGTCCGCGCACGTCAAACGCACGGCGCAGGAAAGCTTCGAGCCAGAGGCGTTCATTCTGCGGCGCAGCATGCCTTGGGCCGAATCAGACCGCGCGGGCCTGGTGTTCGTCGCCTTTGGCAAGTCCTTCGACGCTTTCGAGGCGCTGCTGGAGCGCATGCTGGGACTGGAAGACGGAACGACGGACGCGCTGTTCCACTTCACGCGACCGCTGAGCAGCAGCTACTTCTGGTGCCCGCCCGTACGCGAGGGTCGACTCGACTTGTCGGCGCTCGGCATGTAG
- a CDS encoding MerR family transcriptional regulator: MEGELVKMATLVKLSEVPAATIKHYVREGLLPPPAKRTARNMAYYDRSLVDRIRAIKRLQREHFLPLSVIRDMLEGAQDQSGDLLMASAVDRALGKMAVAGGKSRAELLAAGVVAADLDRLEAMGVIRPVAKGKRARYGGDDVALLRTLGAARKAGLAPEMLPIDILQRYLEALRNLVTVELEMFRHGVLPAAGERTEDLTEAATVLSERLVVLLRRRLLLPLLAEAMRAAVPAKRRGNQ, translated from the coding sequence ATGGAAGGTGAGCTGGTCAAGATGGCGACCCTAGTGAAGCTCAGCGAGGTGCCGGCGGCGACCATCAAGCACTACGTGCGTGAGGGGCTGCTGCCCCCACCCGCGAAACGCACTGCGCGCAACATGGCCTACTACGATCGCTCTCTCGTCGACCGCATCAGGGCCATCAAGCGTTTGCAGCGAGAGCATTTCCTGCCGCTGTCCGTGATTCGCGACATGCTCGAGGGCGCGCAAGACCAGTCCGGCGACTTGCTCATGGCCAGTGCGGTGGATCGCGCGCTTGGAAAGATGGCAGTGGCCGGAGGGAAGTCACGAGCGGAGTTGCTCGCCGCCGGGGTCGTCGCGGCGGATCTCGACCGACTCGAAGCCATGGGGGTGATTCGTCCCGTCGCCAAAGGAAAGCGGGCGCGCTACGGGGGCGACGATGTGGCCTTGCTGCGGACGCTCGGGGCAGCGCGCAAGGCCGGCCTCGCTCCAGAGATGCTGCCCATCGACATCCTGCAACGCTACCTGGAAGCGTTGCGCAATCTGGTGACCGTCGAACTGGAGATGTTCCGACACGGAGTGCTTCCCGCTGCAGGAGAGCGCACGGAAGATCTGACGGAGGCTGCGACCGTGCTCAGTGAACGTCTGGTCGTGCTACTACGGCGGCGTCTGTTGTTGCCGCTGCTGGCGGAGGCGATGCGCGCAGCTGTCCCAGCCAAGCGAAGAGGGAACCAATGA